The following nucleotide sequence is from Euzebyales bacterium.
TGCCGCTGAGCAGGTCGTCGAGCAGCGAGTAGCCGGCGAAGCCCTCGGCGATGGCGACGACCATCAGGGTGACGCCCGTGATCCAGTTCAGCTCGCGCGGCCGACGGAACGCGCCGGTGAAGAACACACGGCAGAGGTGGATGAAGATCGCGCCGAGGAACACGATGGCGGCCCAGTGGTGGGTCTGGCGGAACAGCAGGCCGGCGTCGACCGAGAACGACAGGTTGACCACGGACTCATAGGCCTCGGTCATGGTCACGCCGCGCAGCGGCTCGTACGTGCCGGCGTAGATGACCTCGGCCTCGCTCGGTGTGTAGAACAGCGCCAGGAAGATGCCCGTCCCCACCAGCACGACGAACGAGTACAGCGCGATCTCGCCGAACAGGAACGAGAAGTGCTTGGGGAACACGTAGTCGAGCGTCGAGCGGGTGAACTTGGCAGCGCCGACCCGCTGATCGATCCACTGGGCGAGCCGGCCGAATGGCGTCGTCGTGTGGTTGGTCATGCGCCCGCGTCCCCGGCGTCACCCAGTCGCCATCGGTCCGGCCCGACTGGTCCCGAGAAGTCGCCGGCGGCCAGCAACAGCCCGTCCGTGTCGATGCGCAGTGGCAGCTGCGGCAGTTCCCGCGGCGCGGGGCCGAACACCGGGACCGCCCCCTGCGCCACGTCGAACGTGGCCTGGTGGCACGGGCACAGCAACAGGTAGCCGACGTTCTGGTACAAGCCGACGGGACAGCCGGCGTGCGTGCAGACCTTCGAGTAGGCGACGTACCCCTGCGGCGTCCAGTTGGCGCGTCCGGGCGGCAGGTCCAGGTCCTCCATCGGGATGCGCATCAGGACGACCTGGTCGTCGGCTCTCGGGTCACGGCCCTCGGGGAAGACCGTCACGACGCCACCGAGGTCCAGTGTGTCGGACGCGATCCGATGGCCGCGCTCGTCGATCAGGTACACACCCTCACGCCATCCGGTCTGGCGGAGCCCCAACGACGGGGCGGGCCCCAACGACCGTGCGGGCCACACGGTGCCGAGGCCGAGTGCGCCCAGCGCCGCAGCGAGCAGCCCGCCGAGCAGCCCACGGCGTCTGATGGCCCGTCGGCCCGCCTGGAACCGCTCGGCGGTCTCACGCTCCTCCTCAGGCGGTGGGACCAGGGTCGGTCGCGGTTCCTCCGAGGACTCGTGTGGCATCAGCCGCCGCGACCACCAGGCCAGGCCGGCACCGATGCTTCCCAGCGCCACCGCGAGCGCCGCCGACAGCCACTGCGTGCCGGCGTCGAACTGGTACGCGGCGATGAAGCCCGCGCTGGCCGCGACGCTGATCAGGAACGCCAACGCGACCCGCACGGTCCCCCCCGGCCGGTCAGCCACTGCGCTCTCCCAACCACGCGGTCACGAGGACCAGCACCAGCATCGCGACGAACCCGGCCAGGGTCTCGGTCGACGGACCCCAGTGGGCC
It contains:
- a CDS encoding ubiquinol-cytochrome c reductase iron-sulfur subunit, which produces MADRPGGTVRVALAFLISVAASAGFIAAYQFDAGTQWLSAALAVALGSIGAGLAWWSRRLMPHESSEEPRPTLVPPPEEERETAERFQAGRRAIRRRGLLGGLLAAALGALGLGTVWPARSLGPAPSLGLRQTGWREGVYLIDERGHRIASDTLDLGGVVTVFPEGRDPRADDQVVLMRIPMEDLDLPPGRANWTPQGYVAYSKVCTHAGCPVGLYQNVGYLLLCPCHQATFDVAQGAVPVFGPAPRELPQLPLRIDTDGLLLAAGDFSGPVGPDRWRLGDAGDAGA